The following proteins are co-located in the Thermodesulfobacteriota bacterium genome:
- a CDS encoding DUF1302 family protein: MNISDMISGRMLLICGLLFIIPLTVQADTAAETANPPPTAAALTSEIQSVLSGFEETGDTPVYQAASGAEPSERAWDLSGEITLAAVCNISHEAPDAGQTDYRGLSRLRPELVLNLDVDLSDEWRCRAGGRGFRDFAYAIQGRDEFPHQVLDEYESEVELTEAYIEGPILPALDLKAGRQIVVWGNTENFRVTDMLNPIDNRDPAMVDIEDLRLPVGMAKLSYYPGDYALSVMAIPEIRFDKQPVLGNDFYPFDRTLPPEDEPDSGFENTEVALSLKGIFRGWDLSLYGAYLFNDESHFETTGSRDMVVGQAPLPDGGLAPIIVQVPVFQRRHARLAMTGCSLNVARGSWLYKTEIAYTDGLQFNTTPDEKSRIRGLAGIEYSGLTNTLIVIELVQTHLFDYEKPMGESPDDTEENRFETAFRVSRDLFHDRLELMLLIMATGGRAQDGAFERLTAEYEITDDLAFTAGCIFYHDGDSVMYGNIHDNNRVYMNLKYNF, from the coding sequence ATGAATATAAGCGACATGATTTCCGGCCGGATGCTGCTGATTTGCGGCCTGTTATTCATTATCCCCCTGACTGTTCAGGCCGACACCGCTGCCGAAACCGCCAATCCGCCGCCGACGGCGGCGGCGCTGACTTCGGAGATACAGAGCGTCCTTTCCGGATTTGAAGAAACCGGTGATACCCCTGTTTATCAGGCGGCATCCGGTGCCGAACCATCCGAACGGGCCTGGGATCTTTCCGGTGAGATCACCCTGGCGGCCGTCTGCAACATCAGCCATGAAGCCCCGGACGCCGGTCAGACCGACTACCGGGGCCTCTCCCGTCTGCGACCCGAACTGGTTTTAAATCTTGATGTCGACCTCTCCGATGAATGGCGCTGCAGGGCGGGGGGACGGGGGTTCCGGGATTTTGCCTATGCCATTCAGGGAAGGGACGAATTTCCCCACCAGGTCCTGGACGAATATGAGAGTGAGGTCGAGTTGACGGAAGCCTATATCGAGGGGCCGATCCTGCCCGCGCTTGACCTGAAGGCAGGACGTCAGATCGTTGTCTGGGGAAATACCGAAAATTTCCGGGTGACCGACATGTTAAACCCCATCGACAACCGGGACCCCGCCATGGTGGATATCGAAGACCTCCGGCTGCCCGTCGGCATGGCCAAACTCAGCTATTATCCCGGAGACTACGCCCTTTCGGTGATGGCGATCCCGGAAATACGGTTTGACAAGCAGCCGGTACTGGGCAACGATTTTTATCCCTTTGACCGGACGCTGCCGCCCGAGGACGAACCGGACTCCGGTTTTGAAAACACCGAGGTGGCCCTGTCCCTCAAGGGGATCTTCCGCGGCTGGGATCTTTCGCTGTATGGCGCCTACCTGTTCAACGATGAAAGCCACTTTGAAACCACGGGCTCGCGGGACATGGTGGTGGGCCAGGCGCCCCTGCCCGACGGCGGCCTGGCGCCGATCATTGTCCAAGTGCCGGTTTTCCAGCGGCGGCACGCCCGGCTGGCCATGACCGGATGTTCGCTCAACGTGGCTCGCGGCAGCTGGCTGTATAAAACCGAAATTGCCTATACCGACGGCCTTCAATTCAATACCACCCCCGATGAAAAAAGCCGGATCAGGGGACTGGCGGGCATTGAGTATTCCGGATTGACCAACACGCTGATCGTTATTGAACTGGTGCAGACCCACCTGTTTGACTATGAGAAGCCGATGGGGGAATCACCCGACGATACCGAAGAGAACCGGTTTGAAACCGCTTTTCGCGTCTCACGCGACCTGTTTCATGACCGCCTGGAATTGATGCTGCTGATCATGGCCACCGGCGGCAGGGCCCAGGACGGCGCCTTTGAGCGCCTGACCGCCGAGTACGAGATCACCGATGACCTCGCTTTCACCGCGGGCTGCATCTTCTATCATGACGGCGACAGCGTCATGTACGGCAATATTCATGATAACAACCGGGTGTATATGAACCTGAAGTACAACTTTTAA
- a CDS encoding zf-TFIIB domain-containing protein: MPVQPTEKEEEYFALREFERLKKVEQEKQHKMAAAEKERLKKLHHMQCPKCGMQLVEIDYRGIKIDRCSDCEGIWLDKGELAAVTDLGENVLGKLFSVFKK; this comes from the coding sequence ATGCCCGTGCAACCGACAGAAAAAGAAGAAGAATATTTCGCGCTTCGCGAATTCGAACGCCTGAAAAAGGTGGAACAGGAAAAACAGCACAAAATGGCAGCCGCCGAGAAAGAACGCTTAAAGAAGCTACACCATATGCAGTGCCCGAAATGCGGCATGCAGCTGGTGGAAATCGATTATCGCGGCATTAAAATCGACCGCTGCTCGGATTGCGAAGGCATCTGGCTTGACAAGGGCGAGCTGGCGGCCGTTACCGATCTGGGCGAGAACGTCCTCGGTAAGCTGTTTTCCGTTTTTAAGAAATAA
- the tilS gene encoding tRNA lysidine(34) synthetase TilS yields MATGIRADMVTTVARAMADHDMVGRGESILVGVSGGVDSVTLLWCLVKLADRLVVSRIGVAHLNHGLRGRDADNDMDFVQRLADGYGLPCHTAVVDSARFAEKHRLSLEEAARRLRYDFFYKTAAAHGYDRIATAHHADDNAEQVLMALLRGSGPAGLSGIPPVREGRIIRPFINVTRAEIEAAAGRERLEFITDATNNDLNFLRNRVRHELIPRLRQTFNPHITENLNHLSDILRQEEEWLEPVVSRIFSAVVLPPENDEIALSLILLKDQPRAVGRRLVRKALAMIKGDLRRITFVQTDEVIELMDRNQSAVLDLPDGVTVTKSGDRLVFRLTPGRRRKKAAAAPVFSYTLFPDGAADFSLMIPETGARVDFTVISRADIHDVTVGGEGVALFDLERLSFPLTIRNARPGDRFVPLGMTGHQKVKDFFINRKVPRHLRRCCPVVVSGGKIAWLAGFRMADPVKITPDTTRILKAELVGPPASGR; encoded by the coding sequence GTGGCAACCGGTATCAGGGCGGATATGGTGACAACCGTTGCCCGGGCAATGGCCGATCATGACATGGTCGGCCGGGGCGAATCCATTCTGGTCGGCGTGTCCGGCGGGGTGGATTCCGTGACCCTGCTGTGGTGTCTGGTGAAACTGGCCGACAGGCTTGTCGTCTCGCGGATCGGTGTGGCGCATTTGAATCACGGTCTGCGGGGGCGGGACGCGGATAATGACATGGATTTTGTCCAGCGGCTGGCGGACGGATACGGCCTGCCCTGTCACACGGCGGTCGTCGATTCGGCCCGGTTCGCGGAAAAGCATCGGCTTTCCCTGGAAGAGGCCGCCCGACGGCTGCGGTATGATTTTTTTTACAAAACAGCCGCAGCCCATGGGTATGACAGAATCGCCACCGCCCATCATGCCGACGACAATGCCGAACAGGTCCTGATGGCGCTGCTTCGCGGCAGCGGACCAGCGGGCCTGTCCGGCATCCCGCCCGTACGGGAGGGGAGGATCATCCGTCCTTTTATTAATGTGACCAGAGCGGAGATTGAGGCCGCGGCCGGCCGGGAGCGGCTGGAATTCATTACGGACGCGACCAACAACGATTTGAATTTTTTGAGGAACCGGGTTCGCCATGAGCTTATTCCCCGTTTGCGGCAAACCTTTAACCCCCACATTACGGAGAATCTGAATCATCTGTCCGATATCCTACGGCAGGAGGAGGAGTGGCTGGAGCCGGTGGTTTCCAGGATCTTCTCCGCCGTTGTGTTGCCGCCGGAGAATGATGAAATCGCTCTTTCCTTAATATTATTGAAGGATCAGCCGCGGGCGGTTGGGCGGCGTCTGGTCCGGAAAGCCCTGGCCATGATCAAGGGCGACCTGCGGCGGATCACCTTTGTCCAGACGGATGAAGTCATTGAATTGATGGATAGAAATCAGTCGGCTGTCCTGGATTTGCCGGACGGGGTTACGGTGACGAAATCAGGCGACCGGCTTGTTTTCCGCCTGACGCCGGGACGGCGCCGGAAAAAGGCCGCCGCCGCGCCGGTTTTTTCTTATACCCTTTTCCCTGACGGGGCGGCGGATTTTTCTCTGATGATTCCGGAAACCGGCGCAAGGGTCGATTTTACCGTCATCAGCCGGGCGGATATTCATGATGTGACCGTCGGCGGGGAGGGCGTCGCCCTGTTCGATCTGGAGAGGCTTTCCTTTCCCCTGACCATCAGAAACGCCCGGCCCGGCGACCGGTTTGTCCCCCTGGGCATGACGGGTCATCAGAAGGTCAAGGATTTTTTCATCAACCGTAAGGTTCCCCGGCATCTGCGTCGGTGCTGCCCGGTGGTTGTCTCCGGCGGAAAGATCGCCTGGCTGGCGGGTTTCCGCATGGCCGATCCGGTAAAGATCACACCGGATACCACCCGGATACTGAAGGCGGAACTGGTCGGCCCGCCTGCGTCCGGTCGTTAA
- the grpE gene encoding nucleotide exchange factor GrpE, which translates to MKKDKTGKDHAEETSQTDGKLPVEEGGQAEKRDRVGVRIEVKTDKPGEKAEESAPEKEMDPIAQLQEALETVKKEKEELNDRFLRSAAEFDNYKKRLDRQWADFKKYANESLVRELLGVVDNLERAIVASAENAAINACIIDGVKMTLDEILKVLDRFGVKPIKAAGEKFDPNFHQAVSTRKADDVEGNVVLEEYQKGYLIHDRLLRPAMVVVSASE; encoded by the coding sequence GTGAAAAAGGACAAAACCGGAAAAGATCATGCGGAGGAGACCAGCCAGACGGATGGCAAACTTCCGGTAGAAGAAGGTGGACAGGCTGAAAAAAGGGACCGGGTTGGTGTCCGGATCGAAGTAAAAACGGACAAACCGGGGGAAAAAGCGGAGGAAAGCGCCCCGGAGAAAGAAATGGATCCGATCGCTCAACTGCAGGAAGCGCTGGAAACCGTAAAAAAGGAAAAAGAGGAGCTCAACGACCGTTTCTTAAGATCGGCGGCTGAGTTTGATAATTACAAAAAGCGTTTGGACAGGCAATGGGCTGATTTTAAAAAATACGCCAACGAATCCCTTGTCCGGGAACTGCTGGGCGTGGTGGACAATCTGGAACGGGCCATTGTCGCTTCGGCTGAAAACGCCGCCATCAACGCCTGTATCATCGATGGCGTGAAAATGACCCTGGACGAAATTTTAAAAGTGCTCGACCGGTTCGGCGTAAAGCCGATCAAAGCCGCTGGTGAAAAGTTCGATCCCAACTTTCATCAGGCGGTTTCAACGCGGAAAGCGGACGATGTGGAAGGCAATGTCGTCCTGGAGGAATATCAGAAAGGCTATTTGATCCATGACCGGCTGCTGCGGCCGGCCATGGTGGTTGTTTCCGCCTCGGAATAA
- the dnaK gene encoding molecular chaperone DnaK — MAKTIGIDLGTTNSCVALMEGGDVKVITNPEGGRTTPSVVAINDDGERLVGQVAKRQAITNPEHTVFGVKRLIGRKYDSAEVQYDIKMLPYKIEKAGNGDVRINIQGKQHSPAEISSFILADIKHTAEEYLGEKVTDAVITVPAYFNDSQRQATKDAGKIAGLNVLRIINEPTAAALAYGLDKKKDEKIAVFDLGGGTFDISILELGDGVFEVKSTNGDTHLGGEDFDLRVVDYLANEFKKDQGIDLRKDKMALQRLKEASEKAKMELSTALQTDINLPFITADASGPKHLNIKLTRAKLEELVADLLDKMTGPCQTALKDSGFSTGQIDEVILVGGMSRMPAVQERVKKIFGKEPNKSVNPDEVVAMGAAIQAGVLQGDVNDVLLLDVTPLSLGIETLGGVMTRLIEKNTTIPTKKSQVFSTAADNQPAVSIHVLQGERQMAEGNKTLGRFELTDIPPAPRGVPQIEVTFDIDANGIVNVSAKDLGTGKQQSIKITASSGLSKEEIDRLVKDAEAHAEDDKRKKELVEAQNTADAMIYQTEKSLKDFGADKLDAGTKADIESKVEALKKIKDGNDLEGIKRATEELSQASHKLAEAMYKQASQEGAQQNAGGPGPDSGAGGGQQQAGRKDDDDVIDADYESADK; from the coding sequence ATGGCTAAAACAATCGGAATCGATCTTGGCACCACCAACTCTTGCGTGGCGCTGATGGAAGGCGGGGACGTTAAAGTCATCACCAACCCCGAAGGGGGACGGACCACACCTTCCGTTGTGGCAATTAACGACGACGGCGAAAGACTGGTCGGGCAGGTCGCCAAACGGCAGGCCATCACCAACCCGGAGCATACCGTCTTCGGCGTCAAACGGCTGATCGGGAGAAAATACGATTCAGCCGAGGTGCAGTACGATATCAAGATGCTGCCCTATAAAATCGAAAAAGCAGGCAACGGCGACGTGCGCATCAATATACAGGGCAAGCAGCACAGCCCGGCGGAAATATCCTCCTTTATTCTGGCGGATATCAAGCACACGGCCGAAGAATACCTGGGAGAAAAAGTAACCGATGCCGTCATCACGGTGCCGGCATATTTTAACGACAGCCAGCGTCAGGCCACCAAGGACGCCGGAAAGATAGCGGGCTTAAACGTCCTGCGCATCATCAACGAGCCCACGGCCGCGGCCCTGGCCTACGGCCTGGACAAGAAGAAAGACGAGAAGATCGCCGTCTTCGACCTGGGCGGCGGCACCTTTGATATTTCCATCCTGGAACTGGGCGATGGGGTATTTGAGGTCAAGTCCACCAACGGTGACACCCACCTGGGCGGCGAGGATTTCGACCTGCGGGTGGTGGATTACCTGGCCAACGAGTTCAAGAAAGATCAGGGCATCGACCTGCGCAAGGACAAGATGGCCCTGCAGCGGCTCAAGGAAGCGTCCGAGAAAGCCAAAATGGAGTTATCCACGGCCCTGCAGACGGACATCAACCTGCCCTTTATCACCGCTGATGCCAGCGGGCCCAAGCATCTCAATATCAAACTGACCCGGGCCAAGCTGGAAGAGCTGGTGGCCGATCTGCTGGACAAGATGACCGGCCCCTGCCAGACGGCCCTGAAGGACTCGGGTTTCTCCACCGGCCAGATCGACGAGGTCATCCTGGTCGGCGGAATGTCCCGCATGCCGGCGGTCCAGGAGCGGGTCAAGAAAATCTTCGGCAAGGAGCCCAACAAAAGCGTCAACCCGGACGAAGTGGTGGCCATGGGCGCGGCCATTCAGGCCGGCGTACTGCAGGGGGATGTCAATGATGTTCTGCTGCTGGATGTGACTCCGCTTTCCCTGGGAATTGAAACCCTGGGCGGCGTCATGACCCGGTTGATCGAGAAGAACACCACCATACCGACCAAGAAGAGCCAGGTGTTCTCCACGGCCGCGGACAACCAGCCGGCGGTGTCCATCCACGTGCTCCAGGGCGAACGGCAGATGGCCGAAGGCAACAAGACCCTGGGCCGATTCGAACTGACCGACATTCCGCCGGCCCCGAGGGGCGTGCCCCAGATCGAAGTCACTTTCGATATCGACGCCAACGGTATCGTCAACGTGTCCGCCAAGGACCTGGGCACCGGCAAACAGCAGTCCATTAAGATCACCGCCTCCAGCGGCCTCTCCAAGGAGGAGATCGACCGGCTGGTGAAGGACGCCGAGGCCCATGCCGAAGACGACAAAAGGAAAAAGGAGCTGGTGGAGGCTCAGAATACCGCCGACGCCATGATCTACCAGACGGAAAAATCCCTGAAGGATTTCGGCGCGGACAAGCTTGACGCCGGCACCAAGGCCGATATCGAGAGCAAGGTCGAAGCCCTGAAGAAGATCAAGGACGGCAACGACCTGGAAGGCATCAAGCGGGCCACCGAGGAACTGTCCCAGGCTTCCCACAAACTGGCCGAGGCCATGTACAAGCAGGCTTCCCAGGAAGGCGCCCAGCAGAACGCGGGCGGACCGGGACCGGACAGCGGAGCCGGTGGCGGTCAGCAGCAGGCCGGTCGCAAGGACGATGATGACGTGATCGACGCGGACTACGAGTCGGCCGACAAATAA